Proteins from a single region of Azospira inquinata:
- the mnmC gene encoding bifunctional tRNA (5-methylaminomethyl-2-thiouridine)(34)-methyltransferase MnmD/FAD-dependent 5-carboxymethylaminomethyl-2-thiouridine(34) oxidoreductase MnmC gives MSDLPPLPFPPLQPARLERTDTGVPYSTAYGDVYHSASGAVGQAQHVFLHGNGLPERWQGEERFVILETGFGLGLNFLATWAAWKDDPRRCQRLHFVSVEKHPFRREDLAELHRTFPEFAPLAAQLQGAWPLLVPGPQRLHFEGGRVTLTLYLGDALSFLPQLRVGANAFYLDGFSPAKNPELWSDYLFRALSRLAAKDATLATWSVAGGVRDGLKAVGFVSEKVPGFGTKRQMLRGRYRGPSLGDPGVSGRRVLVIGAGFAGTSVAERLAARNFAVTLVDQADGPGQGASGNRVGVLRHQPSLDDNRLSRLTRAAFLYTRSHLQQLSREGLPVHWGASGVIHLARDGAHEALQARTVAHQQPPEEYLQYLDREAASARIGWPVDHGGWYFPLGGWGVPPSLCAANLARWEGAITPRYGQRVERLEYAAGAWRALDPDGRTIAECETVVLANAADAKRLAGAHGWLPLSPARGQATLIPEGQTPPLDMVVCGQGYITPAYEGLRVCGASFLAGDEDEALRLTEQRDNLDKLQTILPGFAPHLTPAQLAGRVGFRPISLDRMPMLGPLPENGPPPANARLVTLPRRPGLWLASGFGARGFVLSALAGEFLASRLAGDPWPLERELGEALDPGRFQLHQQRHPMPEDVDKE, from the coding sequence ATGAGCGACTTGCCCCCCCTGCCTTTCCCGCCCCTCCAACCTGCCCGCCTGGAACGCACCGATACGGGGGTGCCCTATTCCACCGCCTACGGGGACGTTTATCACTCTGCCTCCGGCGCCGTGGGTCAGGCCCAGCATGTCTTCCTTCACGGCAATGGCCTACCGGAGCGGTGGCAGGGGGAAGAGCGCTTTGTCATCCTGGAAACCGGATTCGGCCTGGGTCTCAATTTCCTCGCCACCTGGGCCGCCTGGAAGGACGATCCCCGGCGCTGCCAGCGCCTCCATTTCGTTTCCGTGGAAAAACATCCCTTCCGCCGGGAAGATTTGGCCGAACTGCACCGGACCTTTCCCGAATTCGCTCCCCTGGCGGCCCAATTGCAGGGGGCCTGGCCCCTCCTGGTGCCCGGCCCCCAGCGCCTGCATTTTGAGGGGGGACGGGTCACCCTCACCCTCTATCTGGGGGATGCCTTAAGTTTCTTGCCCCAGCTCCGGGTGGGGGCCAACGCCTTTTACCTGGACGGTTTTTCCCCGGCCAAGAATCCGGAACTGTGGTCCGACTATCTCTTCCGGGCCCTCTCCCGCCTGGCCGCCAAGGACGCCACCCTGGCCACCTGGTCCGTGGCGGGCGGGGTACGGGACGGGCTCAAGGCCGTGGGCTTTGTCAGCGAAAAGGTGCCGGGCTTTGGCACCAAGCGGCAGATGCTCCGGGGCCGCTACCGGGGCCCCAGCCTGGGGGACCCGGGCGTTAGCGGACGGCGGGTGCTGGTCATCGGCGCCGGATTTGCGGGCACTTCCGTGGCGGAACGTCTAGCCGCCCGGAACTTTGCCGTGACCCTGGTGGATCAGGCTGACGGGCCGGGTCAGGGGGCATCGGGCAACCGGGTGGGAGTGCTGCGCCACCAGCCCAGCCTGGACGACAACCGCTTAAGCCGCCTCACCCGGGCCGCTTTCCTCTACACCCGTAGTCATTTGCAGCAACTGTCCCGGGAAGGCCTGCCGGTCCATTGGGGCGCCTCGGGGGTCATCCATCTGGCCCGGGATGGGGCCCATGAGGCCCTCCAGGCTCGCACCGTGGCCCACCAGCAGCCGCCTGAGGAATATCTCCAATACCTGGACCGGGAAGCAGCCAGTGCCCGTATCGGCTGGCCCGTGGACCACGGGGGCTGGTATTTCCCCCTGGGGGGCTGGGGCGTCCCCCCCTCCTTGTGCGCCGCCAATCTGGCCCGCTGGGAGGGCGCCATCACCCCCCGCTATGGACAACGGGTGGAACGGCTGGAATACGCCGCCGGCGCCTGGCGGGCCCTGGACCCGGACGGGCGGACCATCGCCGAATGCGAAACCGTGGTGCTGGCCAATGCGGCGGACGCCAAGCGGCTGGCTGGCGCCCATGGCTGGCTACCCCTTTCCCCAGCCCGGGGCCAGGCCACCCTGATTCCCGAGGGTCAGACCCCGCCCCTGGACATGGTGGTCTGCGGCCAGGGCTACATCACTCCGGCCTACGAAGGCCTGCGGGTCTGCGGCGCTTCCTTCCTGGCCGGGGACGAAGACGAAGCCCTGCGGCTCACGGAGCAGCGGGACAATCTGGACAAGCTCCAGACCATTCTGCCCGGCTTCGCCCCCCACCTGACCCCCGCCCAGCTGGCGGGCCGGGTGGGCTTCCGCCCCATTTCCCTGGACCGTATGCCCATGCTCGGGCCCCTGCCGGAAAACGGACCGCCCCCGGCCAACGCCCGCCTGGTGACCCTGCCCCGCCGCCCCGGCCTGTGGCTGGCCAGCGGCTTCGGCGCCCGGGGCTTCGTCCTCTCCGCCTTAGCCGGGGAATTTCTCGCCAGCCGCTTGGCCGGGGACCCCTGGCCCCTTGAACGGGAACTGGGGGAAGCCCTGGACCCGGGCCGCTTTCAGCTCCACCAGCAGCGCCACCCCATGCCCGAAGACGTGGATAAGGAATAA
- a CDS encoding glycine zipper 2TM domain-containing protein, which produces MDSSATTSLLVKIAAVSVTAVSLAGVGVLTGVLPTPGGQAPAVSTPVPVAAPAASTAASTSPQAATQTAPQPPLPPLPSAATPAAAAASAAPTPRPVAQAPVHRETAAHKPHTQETAKSSHSNRRDANTPPPATEPGRIAQIPDSATAAKPAPCNECGVVDNIEAVTKPGQGSGLGAVAGGVLGGILGHQVGNGSGRDLATLAGAVGGAFAGNQVERNHRSTQEYRITVRFQDGSSRSFSQSSQPGWRIGDRVKVVDGSLQPY; this is translated from the coding sequence ATGGATAGCAGTGCCACCACCAGCCTGTTGGTAAAAATCGCCGCCGTTTCCGTCACCGCCGTCAGTCTGGCGGGGGTGGGGGTACTCACCGGCGTTCTGCCCACCCCGGGAGGCCAGGCCCCGGCAGTCAGTACCCCGGTCCCGGTGGCAGCCCCGGCGGCCAGCACCGCAGCCAGCACCTCGCCCCAGGCCGCCACCCAAACGGCGCCCCAGCCCCCCCTTCCCCCTTTACCCAGTGCGGCCACTCCGGCAGCGGCCGCTGCTTCCGCCGCCCCCACTCCCCGGCCCGTGGCCCAGGCCCCCGTCCATCGGGAAACGGCGGCGCACAAACCCCACACCCAGGAGACTGCCAAGTCCAGCCATAGCAATCGCAGGGATGCCAACACCCCGCCGCCCGCCACGGAACCGGGCCGGATCGCCCAAATTCCGGACAGCGCTACGGCGGCCAAGCCCGCTCCCTGCAACGAATGTGGGGTGGTGGATAACATTGAAGCGGTAACCAAGCCCGGCCAGGGCAGCGGTTTGGGAGCCGTGGCCGGCGGTGTGCTGGGCGGCATTCTGGGCCATCAGGTGGGCAACGGCTCGGGCCGGGATCTGGCCACCCTGGCGGGAGCCGTGGGCGGCGCCTTCGCTGGTAACCAGGTGGAGCGCAACCACCGCAGCACCCAGGAATACCGGATCACGGTCCGCTTCCAGGACGGTTCCAGCCGCAGCTTCAGCCAAAGCAGCCAGCCGGGCTGGCGCATCGGCGACCGGGTCAAGGTGGTGGACGGAAGCTTGCAGCCCTATTAG
- a CDS encoding DUF1294 domain-containing protein, with amino-acid sequence MLGLEGLGVTWDRAGALNGLGVAAWYGMWSLVALGAYGGDKGAARRGDRRTAETRLILLGWLGGWPGAWLAQRYFHHKTRKPGFQARFWLSVAGHGLGWAAWFLWRR; translated from the coding sequence ATGCTTGGGCTGGAAGGGCTGGGGGTTACCTGGGACAGGGCGGGCGCCCTGAACGGACTGGGGGTGGCCGCCTGGTATGGGATGTGGAGTCTGGTGGCCCTGGGGGCCTATGGTGGGGACAAGGGGGCGGCCCGCCGGGGGGACCGGCGTACGGCGGAAACCCGGCTCATTCTTCTGGGCTGGCTGGGGGGATGGCCCGGGGCCTGGCTGGCCCAGCGTTATTTCCATCACAAAACCCGCAAACCGGGCTTTCAGGCCCGTTTCTGGCTGTCCGTGGCGGGCCATGGCCTGGGCTGGGCCGCCTGGTTTCTGTGGCGTCGTTGA
- a CDS encoding PAS domain S-box protein, translated as MTKTWLISAVLTGGVGLVGGALVWDSLGQGGLGAVLLAWFGMGLAAFGATLWWRRHLPGRQAWAGLALSLDGEGRIKAVSPLLATRLGEKSAYFPGLDAQIVGQRFPWLGRLLVAASSADGVVLVEGRDEEGRALALEAWPVARETDGGVTLLLRDVSGREAAHRALVERERRYGQAVEQSPLGIALLTPQGVILEANPALGRLSGYPAGALVGKTVASLTHPEDWAAQQPLLEQLLSGSQDSYRLEKRYLRPDGKVLWAQVRAAAVRDGQGRVEFLLAQVEDITERHHQETALGESERRRQLAVAASGIGIWDWDQATGLLFWDERQHAIYGQPPSVAPTTLETWSTQVHPEDREALLTRWEGLLASQERDFSGEFRIFRGDGALRYIRFAARIERDGTGRPLRVQGADLDISDIREALQASEQAKHLADTYLDIVDVVITILDREGRILRLNRKGLELLGGEEEQARHQIWSSYFFQHGEDQEAAAERIRRLLSGEVRELSGALSRLEDRNGEVHWLEWRCRRLTDSQGQAQGVVVAGTDVTSLILTLKDLQLTRYSIDHARELMYWVERSGRIVYYNQAARELVEREGQNRREYAWEVDGELTAESWEDFWRQAGKGGGMTRETRLWRPDGQALAVEMTVDYLEFDERALLFVYARDIGERKAAEGALARHREMLEATVRSRTEELEGKNQLLQAQIAERRLMEESLRENGIYVRALFDGVQDGVMVVDPDSLAIGEANAACIALLGLERDALPEADLGRAWRLEPDSRERIPAADWQELLQRALAPEAGKIPLAVRRQGDAQLLRLELRARRVTIHGRERCLVLVQDVSEVFAKEEERRRLALVAGSTHNTLMILNREGVIEWINQGFTALSGYTLEDVQGREPAQLLSGPETDRAAQSRFHQCLAEGRRTREELAVYCKSGRPAWLDLEVQPILGEGDRVVQFAVLGTDVTERRLAQQAMEEAAARSLELAQAKSNFLANMSHEIRTPLNAILGLSHLALGTPLTPKQQDYLQKVHGAANNLLGIVNDVLDFSKIEAGKMGLEHGEFSLWESLERVLGLFSEKALEKGLELVCNLAPEVPERMVGDALRLEQVLTNLLGNALKFTATGTVGLTVTAVPEEDGEDSLGVTLDFAVTDTGIGIGEDKLARLFEPFEQADASTTRRFGGTGLGLAICRQLAQLMGGGIRVSSRVGEGSEFTFRARFAFPEAHVKAPELQGLAESTALLVEPLAASRHSIARQLGQWGLRVEVENTGFALLARLRSGARQPFCLVLDSRLPDLGDGALLAALGALPPGRCPPVLLLGGGADCPEGLENMPAHWAILSRPVTPLGLEKALLALVQRRDGGWSPLPLRDRPLLGVSLLVAEDNPVNQMVIRDLLQEAGARVEVVGDGEQALQRLEQMPPPFDGVLMDVQMPVMDGLAATRAIRSRPALAGLPVIALTAHAQPEEMAQCLAAGMNDHLAKPVDPERLFACLGHWLTPAQAQVRAPAPPVERRPALVLATVDGTAVTGPETSPLSLVPEGAEPDWSACLPGLDGAEAWRRMGGKAKLFRRVLEETLKWRDGGQRIGAALARGDRQQAGFLAHSLKGMAGTLSARPIQSLAQTLERALRQEGESPATWEALAGQLDLALQGLCDGIQAFLTAPEAVQPGPSGIPGAAIAGLPLSGDLVARLEALLELCRDSRGEALEWAEALAPALLEAGRGGAFQPILRELRDFDFEAVVPLLEALVTLARGAASRAS; from the coding sequence ATGACTAAAACTTGGCTGATCTCCGCCGTTCTGACGGGGGGCGTGGGGCTGGTAGGGGGCGCCCTGGTCTGGGACAGCCTGGGCCAGGGGGGGCTGGGAGCGGTTCTGCTGGCCTGGTTCGGCATGGGGCTGGCAGCCTTTGGGGCCACTTTGTGGTGGCGCCGTCATCTGCCCGGGCGTCAGGCCTGGGCAGGCTTGGCCTTAAGCCTGGACGGCGAAGGCCGGATCAAGGCCGTGTCTCCCTTGCTGGCGACCCGTCTGGGGGAAAAAAGCGCCTATTTCCCGGGGCTGGACGCCCAGATCGTGGGGCAGCGTTTCCCCTGGCTGGGACGCCTGCTGGTGGCGGCTTCCTCGGCGGATGGGGTGGTGTTGGTTGAGGGTCGGGACGAGGAGGGGCGGGCCCTGGCCCTGGAAGCCTGGCCCGTGGCCCGGGAAACGGACGGGGGCGTCACCCTGCTGTTGCGGGATGTGAGTGGCCGGGAGGCGGCCCATCGGGCTCTGGTAGAACGGGAACGGCGCTACGGCCAGGCGGTAGAGCAATCCCCCCTGGGGATCGCCCTGCTCACGCCCCAGGGCGTGATTCTGGAAGCCAATCCGGCCCTGGGGCGGCTTTCCGGCTACCCGGCGGGCGCCCTGGTGGGGAAAACCGTGGCCAGCCTGACCCATCCGGAGGACTGGGCGGCCCAGCAGCCCCTGCTGGAACAGTTGCTGTCCGGTTCCCAGGACAGTTACCGCCTGGAAAAGCGCTACCTGCGTCCCGATGGCAAGGTGCTCTGGGCCCAGGTCCGGGCGGCGGCGGTGCGGGATGGCCAGGGTCGGGTGGAATTTCTCCTGGCCCAGGTGGAAGACATTACGGAACGCCATCATCAGGAAACCGCCCTGGGGGAAAGCGAACGGCGCCGCCAGCTGGCGGTGGCGGCCAGCGGCATTGGGATTTGGGACTGGGATCAGGCCACCGGCCTGCTGTTCTGGGATGAGCGCCAACACGCCATTTACGGCCAGCCCCCCAGTGTCGCCCCCACCACCCTGGAAACCTGGTCCACCCAGGTCCATCCGGAGGACCGGGAGGCCCTGCTGACTCGCTGGGAAGGCCTGCTGGCTTCCCAGGAGCGGGATTTCTCCGGGGAATTCCGGATTTTCCGGGGGGACGGGGCCCTGCGTTATATCCGCTTTGCCGCTCGCATTGAGCGGGACGGGACGGGGCGGCCCCTGCGGGTTCAGGGGGCGGATCTGGATATTTCCGACATCCGGGAAGCCCTCCAGGCCTCGGAGCAGGCCAAGCATCTGGCCGATACCTATCTGGACATCGTGGATGTGGTCATCACCATCCTGGACCGGGAGGGCCGCATTCTTCGCCTCAACCGCAAAGGCCTGGAACTGCTGGGCGGGGAAGAGGAACAGGCCCGCCACCAGATCTGGTCTTCCTACTTCTTTCAGCACGGGGAAGATCAGGAAGCGGCGGCGGAACGAATCCGGCGCCTCCTTTCCGGGGAGGTGCGGGAGCTGTCCGGCGCCCTCTCCCGCCTGGAAGACCGGAATGGGGAAGTCCATTGGCTGGAGTGGCGTTGCCGCCGTCTGACGGACAGCCAGGGCCAGGCCCAGGGGGTGGTGGTGGCGGGGACGGACGTGACCAGCCTGATCCTGACCCTGAAAGACCTCCAACTTACCCGCTATTCCATCGATCACGCCCGGGAACTCATGTACTGGGTGGAGCGCTCCGGCCGCATCGTCTACTACAACCAGGCGGCCCGGGAACTGGTGGAGCGGGAAGGCCAGAACCGCCGGGAATACGCCTGGGAGGTGGATGGGGAACTGACGGCGGAAAGCTGGGAAGATTTCTGGCGCCAGGCGGGCAAGGGCGGCGGCATGACCCGGGAAACCCGGCTGTGGCGGCCCGACGGCCAGGCCCTGGCGGTGGAAATGACCGTGGATTATCTGGAATTCGACGAGCGGGCCCTGCTCTTCGTCTATGCCCGGGACATCGGCGAGCGCAAGGCGGCGGAAGGGGCCCTGGCCCGGCATCGGGAGATGCTGGAAGCTACCGTGCGTTCCCGCACCGAGGAACTGGAAGGCAAGAATCAGCTGCTCCAGGCCCAGATCGCCGAACGCCGCCTCATGGAAGAAAGCCTGCGGGAAAACGGCATTTATGTGCGGGCCCTGTTTGACGGGGTCCAGGACGGGGTGATGGTGGTGGACCCGGATTCCCTGGCCATCGGCGAGGCCAATGCGGCCTGCATCGCCCTCCTGGGGTTGGAGCGGGATGCCCTGCCGGAGGCCGATCTGGGCCGGGCCTGGCGCCTGGAGCCGGACAGCCGGGAAAGAATCCCGGCGGCCGACTGGCAGGAATTGTTGCAGCGGGCCCTGGCACCGGAGGCCGGGAAAATCCCCCTGGCGGTGCGGCGCCAGGGGGATGCCCAGCTGCTGCGCCTGGAACTCCGGGCCCGGCGGGTCACCATCCATGGCCGGGAGCGGTGCCTGGTGCTGGTCCAGGACGTGAGCGAAGTCTTCGCCAAGGAAGAGGAGCGGCGCCGTCTGGCCCTGGTGGCCGGCTCCACCCACAACACCCTGATGATCCTCAACCGGGAAGGGGTAATCGAGTGGATCAACCAGGGCTTTACCGCCCTGAGCGGCTATACCCTGGAAGATGTCCAAGGCCGGGAACCGGCCCAGCTCCTGAGCGGGCCGGAAACGGACCGGGCCGCCCAGTCCCGCTTCCACCAATGCCTGGCCGAGGGGCGCCGGACCCGGGAGGAACTGGCGGTGTATTGCAAGAGCGGCCGCCCCGCCTGGCTGGATCTGGAAGTCCAGCCCATCCTGGGGGAAGGGGACCGGGTAGTCCAGTTTGCCGTGCTGGGCACGGATGTGACGGAGCGACGCCTGGCCCAGCAGGCCATGGAAGAGGCCGCCGCCCGCTCCCTGGAACTGGCCCAGGCTAAATCCAATTTCCTGGCCAATATGAGCCATGAAATCCGCACCCCCCTGAATGCCATCCTGGGTCTTTCCCATTTGGCCCTGGGCACCCCCCTCACCCCCAAGCAGCAGGACTATCTGCAAAAGGTCCACGGCGCGGCCAACAATCTCCTGGGCATCGTGAACGATGTGCTGGATTTCTCCAAAATTGAGGCTGGAAAAATGGGCCTGGAACACGGGGAATTTTCCCTTTGGGAATCCCTGGAACGGGTGCTGGGCCTATTCAGTGAAAAAGCCCTGGAAAAGGGCCTGGAACTGGTCTGCAATCTGGCGCCGGAAGTGCCGGAGCGCATGGTGGGGGATGCCCTACGCCTGGAACAGGTCCTTACCAATCTGTTGGGCAACGCCCTGAAATTCACTGCCACGGGCACCGTGGGTCTTACCGTGACGGCGGTACCGGAAGAGGACGGGGAAGACAGCCTGGGGGTGACCCTGGATTTCGCCGTGACGGACACGGGCATCGGCATCGGGGAAGACAAGCTGGCCCGCCTGTTCGAGCCCTTTGAGCAGGCGGATGCCTCCACCACCCGGCGCTTTGGCGGTACGGGCCTGGGCCTGGCCATCTGCCGCCAGCTGGCCCAGCTCATGGGAGGCGGCATTCGGGTCAGCAGCCGGGTAGGGGAGGGTAGCGAGTTCACCTTCCGGGCCCGCTTCGCCTTTCCCGAAGCCCACGTTAAGGCGCCGGAATTGCAGGGCTTGGCGGAATCCACGGCCCTGCTGGTGGAGCCCCTGGCTGCCAGCCGCCACAGTATTGCCCGCCAATTGGGCCAATGGGGCTTGCGGGTGGAAGTGGAAAACACCGGCTTCGCGCTCCTGGCCCGCCTGCGCAGCGGCGCTCGCCAGCCTTTCTGTCTGGTGCTGGACAGCCGTCTGCCCGATCTGGGGGACGGGGCGCTGTTGGCGGCCCTGGGGGCCCTGCCTCCTGGGCGTTGCCCCCCGGTGCTGCTCCTGGGGGGCGGAGCGGATTGTCCCGAAGGCCTGGAAAACATGCCCGCCCACTGGGCCATTCTGAGCCGCCCTGTTACCCCCCTGGGGCTGGAAAAAGCCCTGCTGGCCCTGGTTCAGCGCCGGGACGGGGGCTGGTCCCCCCTGCCGCTCCGGGATCGGCCCCTGCTGGGGGTGAGCCTGCTGGTGGCGGAAGACAATCCGGTGAATCAGATGGTGATCCGGGATTTGCTCCAGGAAGCCGGCGCCCGGGTGGAAGTGGTGGGGGATGGGGAACAGGCCCTGCAACGCCTGGAACAGATGCCGCCGCCCTTTGATGGGGTGCTGATGGACGTGCAGATGCCGGTCATGGACGGCCTGGCTGCCACCCGGGCTATCCGTAGCCGCCCGGCCCTGGCCGGACTGCCCGTGATAGCCCTGACCGCCCACGCCCAGCCGGAGGAAATGGCCCAGTGTCTGGCGGCGGGCATGAATGACCATCTGGCCAAGCCGGTGGACCCGGAACGGCTGTTCGCCTGCCTGGGCCATTGGCTTACCCCGGCTCAGGCCCAGGTACGGGCGCCGGCGCCCCCGGTGGAGCGGCGCCCGGCCCTGGTGCTGGCCACGGTGGATGGGACGGCGGTGACGGGGCCGGAAACCTCCCCCCTGTCCCTGGTGCCGGAGGGGGCCGAGCCGGATTGGTCCGCCTGCCTGCCCGGTCTGGACGGGGCGGAAGCCTGGCGGCGCATGGGCGGCAAAGCCAAGCTTTTCCGCCGGGTGCTGGAGGAAACCCTGAAATGGCGGGACGGCGGCCAGCGCATTGGCGCCGCCCTGGCCCGGGGGGATAGGCAGCAGGCCGGTTTCCTGGCCCATTCCCTGAAGGGTATGGCGGGTACCCTGTCGGCCCGGCCCATCCAATCCCTGGCCCAGACCCTGGAGCGCGCCCTGCGCCAGGAAGGGGAGAGCCCCGCTACCTGGGAAGCCTTGGCCGGGCAATTGGACCTGGCCTTGCAGGGGCTTTGCGACGGCATCCAGGCTTTTCTGACGGCGCCGGAGGCGGTGCAGCCCGGGCCCTCTGGCATCCCGGGAGCCGCCATTGCCGGCTTGCCCCTGTCTGGGGATCTGGTGGCTCGGCTGGAAGCCTTGCTGGAACTCTGTCGGGACAGCCGGGGGGAAGCCCTGGAGTGGGCCGAGGCCTTGGCGCCGGCTTTGCTGGAAGCGGGGCGGGGCGGGGCTTTCCAGCCCATCCTGCGGGAACTGCGGGATTTTGATTTCGAAGCCGTGGTCCCCCTGCTGGAAGCCTTGGTGACCCTGGCCCGGGGGGCGGCCAGCCGGGCCTCCTGA
- a CDS encoding response regulator, translating into MPAHPRLAYLTTREAANRLGVSVRTVQLWVEEGILQAWKTSGGHRRIDMDSVASLMRQRAQEGAGSAPRKGQGAQAATAEGVATPSPVPLRLVVVEDDPIYLKLYEAKFGRWPFPVELHLAEDGYQGLLLIGQLRPDLVVTDLRMPGMDGFRLLRAIKGDPLLADTRVVAITSLEPETWDSYGGMPPGVAVFNKPPPFDRLQAIGLETWQARGRAPEAAAVPGVPVGAL; encoded by the coding sequence ATGCCAGCCCATCCCCGCCTCGCCTACCTGACTACCCGGGAGGCGGCCAACCGTCTGGGCGTATCCGTCCGCACCGTTCAGCTCTGGGTGGAAGAAGGCATTCTCCAGGCCTGGAAGACCAGCGGCGGGCATCGGCGCATCGATATGGATTCGGTGGCCAGTCTGATGCGCCAGCGGGCCCAGGAGGGGGCGGGCAGCGCTCCCCGGAAAGGCCAGGGGGCCCAGGCCGCCACCGCCGAAGGCGTGGCAACCCCGTCTCCCGTGCCTCTGCGCCTGGTGGTGGTGGAAGATGACCCTATCTACCTGAAGCTTTACGAGGCCAAATTTGGTCGCTGGCCCTTTCCCGTGGAATTGCATCTGGCGGAAGACGGGTACCAGGGCCTGCTGCTCATTGGCCAGCTGCGGCCCGATCTGGTGGTAACCGATCTGCGCATGCCGGGCATGGACGGTTTTCGCCTGCTCCGGGCCATCAAGGGGGACCCCCTGCTGGCGGATACCCGGGTGGTGGCCATTACGTCCCTGGAGCCGGAGACCTGGGATAGCTACGGGGGCATGCCCCCTGGGGTGGCCGTGTTTAACAAACCGCCCCCCTTCGACCGGCTCCAGGCCATCGGCCTGGAAACCTGGCAGGCCCGGGGGCGGGCACCGGAGGCGGCCGCCGTTCCCGGAGTACCCGTGGGCGCCCTGTAA
- a CDS encoding O-acetylhomoserine aminocarboxypropyltransferase/cysteine synthase family protein translates to MPKIETLAVHAGYSPDPTTKAVAVPIYQTTSFSFDNTQHGADLFDLKVPGNIYTRIMNPTNDVLEKRVAALEGGVGALALASGAAAVTYSIFTIAEAGDNIISTTTLYGGTYNLFAHTLPQFGIQVRFADYRDPASYEKLIDAKTKAIYAESIGNPLGNITDFEQLAKIAHKHGIPLIVDNTVPSPYLCRPFEFGADIVVHSLTKYLGGHGNSIGGAIVDSGKFPWAEHKEKFRRLNEPDVSYHGVVYTEALGEAAYIGRARVVPLRNTGAALSPFNAFLILQGIETLPLRMDRVTFNSQKIAEFLNGHKKVNWVNYAGLKDHKDHALAEKYMGGRPSGILTFGVQGGREGGAKFQDALKLFTRLVNIGDAKSLATHPASTTHRQLSPEELAKAGVTEDTVRLSIGIEHIDDLIEDLDQALAAV, encoded by the coding sequence ATGCCGAAAATCGAAACCCTTGCCGTCCATGCCGGTTACTCCCCGGACCCCACCACCAAAGCGGTGGCCGTCCCCATCTACCAGACCACTTCCTTTTCCTTCGACAACACCCAACACGGGGCCGACCTGTTCGATCTGAAGGTGCCGGGCAACATCTACACCCGGATCATGAATCCCACCAATGACGTGCTGGAAAAGCGGGTCGCCGCCCTGGAAGGGGGCGTAGGTGCCCTGGCCCTGGCTTCCGGTGCCGCCGCCGTCACCTACTCCATTTTCACCATCGCCGAGGCCGGGGATAACATCATCTCCACCACCACCCTCTACGGTGGCACCTACAACCTGTTCGCCCACACCCTGCCCCAGTTCGGCATCCAGGTGCGCTTTGCCGATTACCGGGACCCGGCTTCCTACGAAAAGCTCATCGACGCCAAGACCAAGGCCATCTACGCCGAATCCATCGGCAATCCCCTGGGCAACATCACCGACTTCGAACAGCTGGCCAAGATCGCCCACAAGCACGGTATTCCCCTGATCGTGGATAACACCGTGCCCTCCCCCTACCTGTGCCGCCCCTTTGAATTCGGCGCCGACATCGTGGTCCATTCCCTGACCAAGTACCTGGGCGGCCATGGCAATTCCATCGGTGGCGCCATCGTGGATAGCGGCAAATTCCCCTGGGCCGAACACAAGGAAAAATTCCGCCGCCTCAATGAGCCGGATGTTTCCTACCACGGGGTGGTCTACACCGAAGCCCTGGGCGAAGCGGCCTACATCGGCCGGGCCCGGGTCGTGCCCCTGCGCAATACCGGCGCCGCCCTCTCCCCCTTCAACGCCTTCCTCATTCTGCAAGGCATTGAAACCCTGCCCCTGCGCATGGACCGGGTCACCTTCAACAGCCAGAAAATTGCCGAATTCCTCAATGGCCACAAGAAGGTCAATTGGGTCAATTACGCCGGTCTCAAGGATCACAAGGACCACGCTCTGGCGGAAAAATACATGGGGGGCCGTCCCTCCGGCATTCTCACCTTCGGCGTCCAAGGCGGACGGGAAGGGGGCGCCAAGTTCCAGGATGCCCTGAAGCTCTTCACCCGCCTGGTGAATATCGGCGACGCCAAGTCCCTGGCCACCCACCCGGCCTCCACCACCCACCGCCAGCTGTCCCCGGAAGAACTGGCCAAGGCCGGGGTGACGGAAGACACGGTGCGCCTGTCCATCGGCATCGAACACATCGACGATTTGATCGAAGATCTGGATCAGGCCCTGGCGGCAGTTTAA